Sequence from the Halomarina litorea genome:
CCGTACCGACCGGCGAGTCGGCGGGCTTCGTCCACTCGCCACGAGACGTCCCCGACCACCGGGTCGTGGTCCTGTTCCCGCCGGGACTCGCCCATGTCAGTCCCCGACCTGCTCGGCGTACGACCCGACGTACGTCGCCTCGAGGTCGAGGTAGTCGTTCGTCCAGACGCTCGCCGGGTCGACCTCCCCGCCCAGCGAGTCCGCGCCCGTCAGGGTCTCGTGCATCGTCGCCCACGGGTCCGACTGGCTCCACCCCCACCCCTGCTCGCGGACCGCCCCCGAGAGGACGAACTCGCGGCTCATCAGCTCCCACTTGTCGCGCTGGCGGTCGCGCGACTCGCTCAGCGCCGGCACCGCCTCGACGAGGTGGTCGGTGGCCGCCTCGGGATTGTTCGTCGCCCAGGCCGCCCCGTGGGCCGTCGCGCGCAGGAACGCCCGTACCGTCTCGGGGTGCTCCTCGCCGAGCGAGGGCGGGGTGGCGATGACGTGCCCGTAGGAGGGTATCTCGGCGGCGACGGGCACCGAGTCGACGGTCGCCCCCTGGTGGCGGGCGTCGACCACGTCGCCGAAGACGCCCCCCGCGGCGTCGATGTCGCCCGTGAGGAGGCGCTGGACGGTGTCGAACCCCGTGTCGACCAGTTCCACCTCCTCGCGGACACCGGCTTCCTCCAGGAGGAGCGTCGAGAGCAGGCGGACCATGCCGGGGCCGGTCCCGAGTCGTTTGCCCCGCAACTGCTCGACGCCGGTGAACTCCCCGCCGAGGGACTCGCGCG
This genomic interval carries:
- a CDS encoding ABC transporter substrate-binding protein gives rise to the protein MSYPRRAFLSAAGVTVASGCLGIGGPSGDGDGDTGNGTTDGGATTETTAGNDTASGTPDEATPTRSDVSLLLNWKPSGLHVPYYAARAEGFYEAEGLTLSSIESGQGSDFSAKQVGLGNTPFAVTSADQVLNVNSRELSPRSVGVVMQRSPVVLFATRESLGGEFTGVEQLRGKRLGTGPGMVRLLSTLLLEEAGVREEVELVDTGFDTVQRLLTGDIDAAGGVFGDVVDARHQGATVDSVPVAAEIPSYGHVIATPPSLGEEHPETVRAFLRATAHGAAWATNNPEAATDHLVEAVPALSESRDRQRDKWELMSREFVLSGAVREQGWGWSQSDPWATMHETLTGADSLGGEVDPASVWTNDYLDLEATYVGSYAEQVGD